The Calypte anna isolate BGI_N300 chromosome 2, bCalAnn1_v1.p, whole genome shotgun sequence genome includes a window with the following:
- the LRP12 gene encoding low-density lipoprotein receptor-related protein 12 isoform X1, protein MAPWGSTEGSPAWRSAQLLLLVVSCCGNGALAEHSENVHISGVSTACGDIPEQIRSPSGTITSPGWPSEYPARINCSWYIHANPGEIITISFQDFDVEGSRRCSSDWLTIGSYKNIEGYRACGSSIPSPYISSQDHVWIRFHSDDSISRKGFRLAYFAGKSDEPNCDCDQFHCANGKCIPESWKCNNMDECGDNSDEEICAKANPPSASSLQTCAYKQFQCLSRFTKLYTCLPESSKCDGNIDCLDLVDEIDCEVPTCGQWLKYFYGTFSSPNYPDFYPPGSNCTWLIDTGDHRKVILRFTDFKLDGTGFGDYVKIYDGLEENPQRLLRVLTAFDSHAPLTVVSSSGQIRVHFCADKVNAARGFNATYQVDGFCLPWEIPCGGNWGCYTEQQRCDGYWHCPNGRDETNCTMCQRDEFPCSRNGVCYPRSDRCNYQNHCPNGSDEKNCFFCQPGNFHCKNNRCVFESWVCDSQDDCGDGSDEENCPVIVPTRVITAAVIGSLICGLLLVIALGCTCKLYSLRMFERRSFETHLSRVEAELLRREAPPSYGQLIAQGLIPPVEDFPVCSPNQASVLENLRLAVRSQLGFTSIRLPIAGRSSNIWNRIFNFARSRHSGSLALVSADGDDVASQSTSRESERNNTHRSLFSVESDDTDTENERRDTAGAVGGVAATLPQKVPPATAIEATVGACGSSSAQSSSSSNTDSGREVTSVEPPNTSPARHQLSSALSRMTQGLRWVRFTLGRSSSVNQNQSPLRQLDNGVSGREEDDDVEMLIPVSDVASDFDMNDCSRPLLDLSSDQAPGLRQPYSATHHGVRSCSRDGPCESCGIVHTAQIPDTCLEATVKNETSDDEALLLC, encoded by the exons CTTGTGGAGATATTCCAGAACAAATTCGATCACCAAGTGGGACAATCACAAGTCCAGGATGGCCCTCTGAGTATCCTGCTCGAATCAACTGTAGTTGGTACATCCATGCAAACCCAGGAGAGATCATTACTATAAG ctTTCAAGATTTTGATGTTGAGGGATCCCGACGATGCAGCTCAGATTGGTTAACAATTGGAAGCTACAAGAATATTGAAGGCTACAGAGCATGTGGCTCCTCCATTCCTTCACCATACATCTCTTCACAGGATCATGTTTGGATCAGGTTTCATTCAGATGATAGCATCTCCAGAAAAGGTTTCAGATTAGCCTACTTTGCTG ggAAGTCTGATGAACCGAATTGTGATTGTGACCAGTTTCATTGTGCTAATGGGAAGTGTATTCCAGAAAGCTGGAAATGCAATAATATGGATGAATGTGGAGACAACTCAGATGAAGAAATCTGTGCCAAAGCTAATCCCCCATCAGCCTCTTCCCTTCAAACTTGTGCTTACAAGCAGTTCCAGTGTCTTTCTCGCTTCACCAAGCTTTACACTTGCCTTCCAGAATCATCAAAATGTGATGGTAACATTGATTGTCTTGACCTAGTAGATGAAATAGACTGTGAAGTGCCAACATGTGGGCAgtggttaaaatatttttatggtaCCTTCAGTTCTCCCAACTATCCTGACTTCTATCCACCTGGAAGCAACTGCACCTGGCTGATAGACACTGGTGACCACCGCAAAGTAATTTTGCGATTCACTGATTTTAAACTTGATGGTACAGGTTTTGGAGACTATGTCAAAATATATGATGGACTAGAGGAGAATCCACAAAGGTTGTTGCGTGTGCTAACAGCATTTGATTCTCATGCTCCCCTCACAGTTGTTTCATCTTCAGGACAGATAAGAGTACATTTTTGTGCTGATAAAGTGAATGCTGCAAGAGGATTCAATGCCACCTATCAAGTAGATGGCTTCTGTTTGCCCTGGGAAATCCCATGTGGTGGAAACTGGGGTTGCTACACAGAGCAGCAACGCTGTGATGGCTACTGGCACTGTCCCAATGGAAGGGATGAAACCAACTGCACCATGTGCCAAAGAGATGAGTTTCCCTGCTCTCGCAATGGTGTGTGCTACCCTCGTTCAGATCGCTGCAACTACCAGAATCATTGCCCTAATggttcagatgaaaaaaactgTTTCTTCTGTCAGCCAGGAAATTTTCATTGTAAAAATAACCGCTGTGTGTTTGAGAGCTGGGTTTGTGATTCTCAAGATGACTGTGGTGATGGCAGCGATGAAGAGAATTGCCCAGTCATTGTACCCACTAGAGTAATAACTGCAGCTGTCATTGGGAGTCTTATTTGTGGATTGCTGCTTGTCATTGCACTGGGATGTACTTGTAAATTGTACTCACTCAGGATGTTTGAGCGAAG atCATTTGAAACTCATTTGTCAAGGGTTGAGGCTGAACTGTTAAGAAGAGAAGCTCCTCCATCCTATGGACAGTTAATTGCCCAGGGTTTAATTCCACCAGTTGAAGATTTTCCAGTTTGTTCACCAAATCAG GCTTCTGTTCTGGAAAACCTGAGACTGGCAGTGCGATCTCAGCTTGGATTTACCTCCATCAGACTTCCTATTGCTGGCAGATCGAGTAACATTTGGAATcgaatttttaattttgcaaggTCACGTCATTCTGGATCGTTGGCATTGGTCTCAGCAGATGGAGATGATGTTGCAAGCCAAAGTACTAGTAGagaatctgaaagaaataatactCACAGAAGTCTCTTTTCAGTTGAATCTGATGATACAGACACAGAAAACGAAAGAAGAGACACAGCAGGAGCAGTTGGTGGTGTTGCTGCCACCTTGCCTCAGAAAGTCCCTCCTGCAACAGCAATAGAAGCAACAGTTGGAGCATGTGGGAGttcctctgctcagagcagcagtaGCAGTAACACGGATAGTGGAAGAGAAGTGACAAGTGTAGAGCCCCCAAACACGAGTCCCGCACGTCACCAGCTCAGTAGCGCGCTAAGTCGCATGACTCAAGGCTTACGCTGGGTACGCTTTACCTTAGGGAGATCAAGCTCAGTGAATCAGAACCAAAGTCCTTTGAGACAGCTTGATAATGGGGTAAGTGGAAGAGAAGAGGATGATGATGTTGAAATGCTAATTCCAGTCTCTGATGTAGCATCAGACTTTGACATGAATGACTGTTCAAGACCTCTACTTGATCTCAGCTCAGATCAAGCACCAGGGCTTAGGCAGCCTTACAGTGCAACACATCACGGTGTAAGGTCATGCAGTCGAGATGGCCCCTGTGAGAGCTGTGGCATCGTACACACTGCCCAGATACCTGACACTTGCTTAGAAGcaacagtgaaaaatgaaactaGTGACGATGAGGCATTATTACTCTGCTAG
- the LRP12 gene encoding low-density lipoprotein receptor-related protein 12 isoform X2, which translates to MAPWGSTEGSPAWRSAQLLLLVVSCCACGDIPEQIRSPSGTITSPGWPSEYPARINCSWYIHANPGEIITISFQDFDVEGSRRCSSDWLTIGSYKNIEGYRACGSSIPSPYISSQDHVWIRFHSDDSISRKGFRLAYFAGKSDEPNCDCDQFHCANGKCIPESWKCNNMDECGDNSDEEICAKANPPSASSLQTCAYKQFQCLSRFTKLYTCLPESSKCDGNIDCLDLVDEIDCEVPTCGQWLKYFYGTFSSPNYPDFYPPGSNCTWLIDTGDHRKVILRFTDFKLDGTGFGDYVKIYDGLEENPQRLLRVLTAFDSHAPLTVVSSSGQIRVHFCADKVNAARGFNATYQVDGFCLPWEIPCGGNWGCYTEQQRCDGYWHCPNGRDETNCTMCQRDEFPCSRNGVCYPRSDRCNYQNHCPNGSDEKNCFFCQPGNFHCKNNRCVFESWVCDSQDDCGDGSDEENCPVIVPTRVITAAVIGSLICGLLLVIALGCTCKLYSLRMFERRSFETHLSRVEAELLRREAPPSYGQLIAQGLIPPVEDFPVCSPNQASVLENLRLAVRSQLGFTSIRLPIAGRSSNIWNRIFNFARSRHSGSLALVSADGDDVASQSTSRESERNNTHRSLFSVESDDTDTENERRDTAGAVGGVAATLPQKVPPATAIEATVGACGSSSAQSSSSSNTDSGREVTSVEPPNTSPARHQLSSALSRMTQGLRWVRFTLGRSSSVNQNQSPLRQLDNGVSGREEDDDVEMLIPVSDVASDFDMNDCSRPLLDLSSDQAPGLRQPYSATHHGVRSCSRDGPCESCGIVHTAQIPDTCLEATVKNETSDDEALLLC; encoded by the exons CTTGTGGAGATATTCCAGAACAAATTCGATCACCAAGTGGGACAATCACAAGTCCAGGATGGCCCTCTGAGTATCCTGCTCGAATCAACTGTAGTTGGTACATCCATGCAAACCCAGGAGAGATCATTACTATAAG ctTTCAAGATTTTGATGTTGAGGGATCCCGACGATGCAGCTCAGATTGGTTAACAATTGGAAGCTACAAGAATATTGAAGGCTACAGAGCATGTGGCTCCTCCATTCCTTCACCATACATCTCTTCACAGGATCATGTTTGGATCAGGTTTCATTCAGATGATAGCATCTCCAGAAAAGGTTTCAGATTAGCCTACTTTGCTG ggAAGTCTGATGAACCGAATTGTGATTGTGACCAGTTTCATTGTGCTAATGGGAAGTGTATTCCAGAAAGCTGGAAATGCAATAATATGGATGAATGTGGAGACAACTCAGATGAAGAAATCTGTGCCAAAGCTAATCCCCCATCAGCCTCTTCCCTTCAAACTTGTGCTTACAAGCAGTTCCAGTGTCTTTCTCGCTTCACCAAGCTTTACACTTGCCTTCCAGAATCATCAAAATGTGATGGTAACATTGATTGTCTTGACCTAGTAGATGAAATAGACTGTGAAGTGCCAACATGTGGGCAgtggttaaaatatttttatggtaCCTTCAGTTCTCCCAACTATCCTGACTTCTATCCACCTGGAAGCAACTGCACCTGGCTGATAGACACTGGTGACCACCGCAAAGTAATTTTGCGATTCACTGATTTTAAACTTGATGGTACAGGTTTTGGAGACTATGTCAAAATATATGATGGACTAGAGGAGAATCCACAAAGGTTGTTGCGTGTGCTAACAGCATTTGATTCTCATGCTCCCCTCACAGTTGTTTCATCTTCAGGACAGATAAGAGTACATTTTTGTGCTGATAAAGTGAATGCTGCAAGAGGATTCAATGCCACCTATCAAGTAGATGGCTTCTGTTTGCCCTGGGAAATCCCATGTGGTGGAAACTGGGGTTGCTACACAGAGCAGCAACGCTGTGATGGCTACTGGCACTGTCCCAATGGAAGGGATGAAACCAACTGCACCATGTGCCAAAGAGATGAGTTTCCCTGCTCTCGCAATGGTGTGTGCTACCCTCGTTCAGATCGCTGCAACTACCAGAATCATTGCCCTAATggttcagatgaaaaaaactgTTTCTTCTGTCAGCCAGGAAATTTTCATTGTAAAAATAACCGCTGTGTGTTTGAGAGCTGGGTTTGTGATTCTCAAGATGACTGTGGTGATGGCAGCGATGAAGAGAATTGCCCAGTCATTGTACCCACTAGAGTAATAACTGCAGCTGTCATTGGGAGTCTTATTTGTGGATTGCTGCTTGTCATTGCACTGGGATGTACTTGTAAATTGTACTCACTCAGGATGTTTGAGCGAAG atCATTTGAAACTCATTTGTCAAGGGTTGAGGCTGAACTGTTAAGAAGAGAAGCTCCTCCATCCTATGGACAGTTAATTGCCCAGGGTTTAATTCCACCAGTTGAAGATTTTCCAGTTTGTTCACCAAATCAG GCTTCTGTTCTGGAAAACCTGAGACTGGCAGTGCGATCTCAGCTTGGATTTACCTCCATCAGACTTCCTATTGCTGGCAGATCGAGTAACATTTGGAATcgaatttttaattttgcaaggTCACGTCATTCTGGATCGTTGGCATTGGTCTCAGCAGATGGAGATGATGTTGCAAGCCAAAGTACTAGTAGagaatctgaaagaaataatactCACAGAAGTCTCTTTTCAGTTGAATCTGATGATACAGACACAGAAAACGAAAGAAGAGACACAGCAGGAGCAGTTGGTGGTGTTGCTGCCACCTTGCCTCAGAAAGTCCCTCCTGCAACAGCAATAGAAGCAACAGTTGGAGCATGTGGGAGttcctctgctcagagcagcagtaGCAGTAACACGGATAGTGGAAGAGAAGTGACAAGTGTAGAGCCCCCAAACACGAGTCCCGCACGTCACCAGCTCAGTAGCGCGCTAAGTCGCATGACTCAAGGCTTACGCTGGGTACGCTTTACCTTAGGGAGATCAAGCTCAGTGAATCAGAACCAAAGTCCTTTGAGACAGCTTGATAATGGGGTAAGTGGAAGAGAAGAGGATGATGATGTTGAAATGCTAATTCCAGTCTCTGATGTAGCATCAGACTTTGACATGAATGACTGTTCAAGACCTCTACTTGATCTCAGCTCAGATCAAGCACCAGGGCTTAGGCAGCCTTACAGTGCAACACATCACGGTGTAAGGTCATGCAGTCGAGATGGCCCCTGTGAGAGCTGTGGCATCGTACACACTGCCCAGATACCTGACACTTGCTTAGAAGcaacagtgaaaaatgaaactaGTGACGATGAGGCATTATTACTCTGCTAG